One window of Fusarium keratoplasticum isolate Fu6.1 chromosome 2, whole genome shotgun sequence genomic DNA carries:
- a CDS encoding MFS domain-containing protein → MTTQQPAINTINPKHEATVDHVDFQEDIMKPTDVEHHDKFGSHAKTDPKEIALVKKLDMYLMPILWIMYFLNFLDRNAIVNGKLNGLDKDLGMVGSQYNTCVSIFFVGYITGMIPSNVLITRIRPSWYMSGWMMAWAIVSTLICVVKSYHGMLACRLILGMTEAPFYSGACYLVSLFYNRKETATRLAIFYTGNLLASSFSGLIAAGVFAGLDGRYGLEGWRWLFLIQGVTTVGVAVIAFFMLPNAPLQTRWLNQEERQLAHSRISSDTTEKRLATGSWSGLWDAVKDYRTWIFALQGNLHLSANGFKNYMPTAVKSLGFNTTITLVLTCPPFLIATATSILVSYSSGRRNERTWHITISKLIASIGFAVATGTYNIGARYFAMVLFVGATYGVNNINIAWTSATLGQTDEKKAAAIAIVNTLGNLSFVYTPYLWPDSDAPLFRLAMIASIVFSMGVVATAWVMKFVLKRAKKIRASDNEAVNFYAY, encoded by the exons ATGACTACCCAACAACCAGCAATAAACACCATCAATCCCAAGCATGAAGCGACAGTTGATCATGTAGACTTTCAAGAAGACATCATGAAACCCACCGACGTGGAGCATCACGACAAGTTTGGGTCCCACGCCAAGACGGACCCAAAGGAGATTGCcctcgtcaagaagctcgacatgTACTTGATG CCTATTCTCTGGATCATGTACTTTCTCAATTTTCTCGATCGAAATGCCATCGTCAATGGGAAGCTCAACGGCCTGGATAAGGATCTTGGCATGGTTGGATCCCAGTACAACACCTGCGTCagcatcttcttcgtcgg ATACATCACCGGCATGATTCCATCCAATGTCTTGATCACCCGCATCAGACCCTCTTGGTATATGTCCGGGTGGATGATGGCGTGGGCGATTGTATCGACTCTTATCTGCGTTGTCAAGAGTTATCATGGCATGCTGGCTTGCAG ACTCATCCTCGGTATGACTGAAGCTCCCTTCTACTCCGGTGCCTGTTACCTTGTCAGTCTCTTCTACAACAGAAAGGAGACGGCGACTAGACTAGCCATATTCTACACTGGCAATCTCCTCGCGAGTTCATTCTCCGGCTTGATCGCAGCAGGTGTCTTTGCTGGTCTTGACGGACGATACGGTCTAGAAGGATGGCGTTggctcttcctcatccaagGTGTCACCACTG TCGGAGTCGCCGTAATCGCCTTCTTCATGCTCCCCAACGCTCCCCTCCAGACACGCTGGCTCAACCAAGAGGAGCGTCAACTCGCCCACTCTAGAATTTCCAGCGACACGACCGAGAAGCGACTCGCTACAGGCAGTTGGTCGGGCCTCTGGGATGCTGTGAAGGACTACCGAACGTGGATCTTTGCGCTGCAAGGAAATCTCCATCTCTCTGCCAACGGATTCAAGAACTACATGCCCACCGCTGTCAAGTCCCTCggcttcaacaccaccatcaccctCGTCCTTACCTGTCCCCCATTCCTCATCGCGACAGCTACATCAATCCTTGTCTCATACTCATCGGGTCGTCGCAACGAACGGACATGGCACATCACCATCTCAAAGCTCATCGCGAGTATTGGCTTCGCAGTAGCTACTGGAACCTACAACATCGGTGCACGATACTTTGCCATGGTCCTCTTCGTTGGTGCAACCTACGGAGTAAACAACATAAACATTGCATGGACATCTGCAACTCTCGGTCAGACGGACGAGAAAAAGGCAGCAGCGATTGCCATTGTGAACACTCTAGGCAATCTCTCATTTGTCTATACTCCTTACCTTTGGCCAGATAGCGATGCGCCGTTGTTCCGTCTGGCTATGATTGCGAGCATCGTCTTCTCCATGGGTGTTGTGGCGACGGCTTGGGTGATGAAATTTGTGTTAAAaagggcgaagaagatcAGGGCATCGGATAATGAGGCGGTTAATTTTTACGCCTATTAA